Proteins co-encoded in one Epinephelus moara isolate mb chromosome 11, YSFRI_EMoa_1.0, whole genome shotgun sequence genomic window:
- the LOC126397676 gene encoding cAMP-responsive element modulator-like: MAVTGDETETGTSGDMPACQLHNASSSLPQEEAETSTHSSLKHAETIEKRELRLMKNREAARECRRKKKEYVRCLENRVAVLENRNKTLIEELRSLKDIHRHKVE, encoded by the exons GCACCTCAGGTGACATGCCTGCCTGCCAGCTGCATAACGCCAGCTCCAGCCTTCCacaggaggaggcagagacCAGCACTCACAGCTCCCTGAAACACGCAGAGACAATAGAAAAGAGGGAGCTCCGCTTGATGAAGAACAG GGAAGCTGCCCGAGAGTGTCGACGAAAGAAGAAGGAATATGTCAGATGCCTTGAAAATCGCGTGGCCGTGCTCGAAAACCGAAACAAGACTCTGATTGAGGAGCTCAGATCCTTAAAAGACATCCACAGACACAAAGTCGAGTAA